One window of the Dendropsophus ebraccatus isolate aDenEbr1 chromosome 12, aDenEbr1.pat, whole genome shotgun sequence genome contains the following:
- the LOC138769290 gene encoding hyaluronan synthase 1-like gives MADIQKDERPWVGVVRRIVTFTFAFIVLAGVLWAFIDSIPLATDEFKIMAFGIYGAFLSTHLIIQSFFAYLEHRKMRRGGLPCSYTKSVALTISAFQEDPAYLRECLESVKNTEYPPDKLRIIMVIDGNSPDDQYMMDMFKEVFSKEDVGTYVWKNNYHHWDKDTAEKFPGAGVYTEIEMEDPSRIEVETLIRTKRCVCIMQKWGGKREVMYTAFKALGDSVDYIQVCDSDTKLEPLATVELVKVLESNDRYGAVGGDVRILNLSDSYISFMSSLRYWIAFNVERACQSYFDCVSCISGPLGLYRNDLLQTFLESWYNQKFLGTHCTFGDDRHLTNRMLSIGYATKYTARSKCYSETPAQLLRWLNQQTRWTKSYFREWLYNALWWHKHHLWMTYESIIAGIFPFFVTATVVKLFFSCHLWDIMWVLLTIQLIATIKALYACFLRGNMVMIFMSLYAVLYMAGLLPSKYFAILTMNKSSWGTSGRKKMVGNYIPLLPLSIWWGVLFAGLLYTIIMMSLCTECRLIDAEKNYLIYGAAAYASYWLLMVALYWLWIRRCCRKRSDYYDVDK, from the exons ATGGCTGATATACAAAAAGATGAGCGCCCGTGGGTGGGCGTAGTCCGAAGGATAGTGACTTTTACCTTTGCATTTATAGTTCTGGCTGGGGTATTATGGGCTTTTATTGACAGCATACCCCTAGCCACAGATGAGTTTAAGATCATGGCCTTTGGCATCTACGGTGCCTTCCTCTCGACTCATCTTATCATTCAGAGTTTTTTTGCCTATTTGGAACACAGGAAGATGAGACGAGGCGGTCTCCCCTGCTCATACACTAAATCTGTGGCCTTGACAATATCTGCCTTCCAGGAGGATCCAGCTTATTTACGTGAGTGTCTAGAATCTGTCAAAAACACAGAGTACCCACCAGACAAACTTAGAATCATCATGGTCATTGATGGCAACAGTCCAGACGACCAATACATGATGGACATGTTCAAAGAAGTTTTTTCTAAAGAAGACGTTGGGACATACGTCTGGAAGAACAACTACCATCATTGGGACAAAGACACAGCAGAAAAATTCCCTGGTGCTGGAG TGTACACAGAAATCGAAATGGAAGATCCTTCCAGAATAGAGGTTGAGACTCTTATTAGGACAAAGCGATGTGTGTGCATCATGCAAAAATGGGGCGGAAAGAGAGAAGTCATGTACACGGCCTTCAAAGCTTTGGGAGACAGCGTAGACTACATCCAG GTGTGTGACTCAGACACCAAACTAGAACCTCTGGCCACCGTGGAGCTTGTAAAGGTCCTGGAGTCTAATGACCGATATGGAGCAGTAGGAGGAGATGTGCGCATCCTGAACCTTTCGGATTCCTACATAAGTTTTATGAGCAGCCTACGGTATTGGATCGCCTTCAATGTGGAAAGAGCTTGCCAGTCTTACTTCGACTGTGTCTCCTGCATCAGTGGTCCTCTAG GTCTTTATCGAAATGATCTTCTTCAAACGTTCCTCGAGTCTTGGTATAACCAGAAGTTTTTGGGAACACATTGTACTTTTGGAGATGATCGTCATTTGACCAACAGAATGCTCAGTATTGGCTATGCAACCAA GTACACTGCTCGATCAAAATGCTACTCAGAGACTCCTGCCCAGCTCTTGCGTTGGCTCAACCAACAGACTCGATGGACCAAGTCCTACTTTCGGGAATGGCTGTACAATGCTCTCTGGTGGCACAAGCACCACCTCTGGATGACATATGAATCCATTATCGCTGGCATCTTTCCATTTTTTGTTACAGCTACAGTTGTAAAACTATTCTTCAGCTGCCACCTGTGGGACATTATGTGGGTTCTGCTAACCATCCAACTCATTGCCACCATCAAAGCTTTGTATGCATGTTTCCTTCGAGGCAACATGGTCATGATATTCATGTccttgtatgctgtgctgtatatggCTGGCCTCCTTCCATCCAAGTACTTTGCCATTCTTACTATGAACAAGAGCAGCTGGGGAACATCTGGGCGCAAGAAGATGGTGGGCAACTACATTCCACTTCTTCCCCTATCTATTTGGTGGGGAGTGCTCTTTGCTGGTTTGCTCTATACCATCATCATGATGTCACTATGTACTGAATGCAGACTTATTGATGCTGAGAAAAACTACTTGATCTATGGAGCCGCTGCTTACGCCAGCTACTGGCTACTAATGGTTGCCCTCTACTGGCTCTGGATCAGACGCTGTTGCAGAAAAAGATCCGATTACTATGATGTTGATAAATGA